A genomic segment from Halogeometricum sp. S3BR5-2 encodes:
- a CDS encoding LysE family translocator — translation MTALLAGLTLTTFLAFCGAAVALILTPGPDTMYVLARGMQGRGVGVRSALGISTGVLVHTAAAAFGLAALLRAAPTAYRVVKYLGALYLVYLGISAIRDDEFDPTVDADTEGSFRRGVFVNALNPKVALFFLSLLPGFAGTGSGADARMLLLGATYAGLTAVYLSVVALGSGRIGRALESSRFSSGLNWLGGGVMVALGVGVAVE, via the coding sequence ATGACCGCGCTGCTCGCCGGCCTGACGCTGACGACGTTCCTCGCGTTCTGCGGGGCCGCCGTCGCCCTCATCCTCACCCCGGGTCCGGACACGATGTACGTCCTCGCCCGCGGGATGCAGGGCCGCGGCGTCGGCGTCCGTTCGGCGCTCGGCATCTCGACGGGCGTGCTCGTCCACACCGCGGCCGCGGCGTTCGGCCTCGCCGCCCTCCTCCGCGCCGCGCCGACGGCCTATCGGGTGGTGAAGTACCTCGGCGCCCTCTACCTCGTCTACCTCGGGATTTCGGCCATCAGGGACGACGAGTTCGACCCGACAGTCGACGCCGACACCGAGGGGAGTTTCCGCCGGGGCGTGTTCGTCAACGCCCTCAACCCGAAGGTGGCGCTCTTTTTCCTCTCCTTGCTCCCCGGCTTCGCGGGGACCGGTTCCGGTGCGGACGCGCGGATGCTGCTGCTCGGCGCGACGTACGCCGGCCTGACCGCCGTCTACCTCTCTGTCGTCGCCCTCGGGTCGGGGCGAATCGGCCGCGCGCTGGAGTCCTCGCGCTTCTCGTCGGGGTTGAACTGGCTCGGCGGCGGCGTGATGGTGGCGCTCGGCGTCGGCGTCGCCGTCGAGTGA
- a CDS encoding MFS transporter, translating to MTAGTIREQFNVTNTREVALVSGAHATNELFSLALPPILPLLISEFGLSYTRAGLLVTVFFSMYAILQLPVGAVADRLGQTRLIAVGIAVMGAGMALASVAPSYPVLLGGVALSGVGGSSYHPAGMSLISDVEVAETEGKAMGVHELAGMVGNMLSPVVIGGLAVVTDWRLALGATAGIGILYAGAFALLMAPASSEDAPATTAPSSPSAPSSPSGADGRRGIKRVVVDAWAVTRIPLAWWVLGLFLAKLLFTLQSYGVRTYFTSYVVARTGLSAGVANGMFFVFLAGSALSTVGFGALADRFDRLDLLTAAFLGSGGLIAATAFVPASVVVLVGWFFLLGVAVYASLPVVNTLASKYSEREFSGSLFGVVQTASGLGGAVGPVLFGALASRVGVRSMFPLIAVVCFVGGLGFLATNRYSQESRSTA from the coding sequence ATGACGGCCGGAACGATTCGAGAGCAGTTCAACGTCACCAACACGCGCGAAGTGGCACTCGTCAGCGGCGCCCACGCGACAAACGAGCTATTCAGCCTCGCGCTCCCCCCGATTCTTCCGCTTCTCATCTCCGAGTTCGGTCTCTCGTACACTCGCGCTGGGTTGCTCGTGACCGTCTTCTTCTCCATGTACGCGATACTACAGCTCCCCGTCGGAGCAGTCGCCGACCGCCTAGGGCAGACCCGCCTGATCGCGGTCGGGATAGCCGTGATGGGTGCCGGGATGGCGCTTGCCAGCGTCGCCCCGTCGTATCCGGTACTGCTCGGAGGGGTCGCGCTCTCCGGCGTCGGTGGAAGCAGCTACCACCCCGCGGGGATGTCCCTCATCAGCGACGTGGAGGTCGCCGAGACCGAGGGGAAGGCGATGGGAGTTCACGAACTGGCCGGGATGGTCGGGAACATGCTCTCCCCGGTCGTCATCGGTGGTCTGGCGGTCGTGACCGACTGGCGACTCGCGCTGGGCGCCACCGCCGGAATCGGCATCCTGTACGCGGGCGCGTTCGCTCTTCTGATGGCTCCGGCTTCGTCGGAGGACGCGCCGGCGACGACCGCTCCGTCGTCGCCGTCCGCTCCGTCGTCGCCGTCCGGTGCCGACGGCCGACGAGGAATCAAGCGGGTCGTCGTCGACGCCTGGGCGGTGACGCGGATTCCGCTCGCGTGGTGGGTTCTCGGGCTCTTTCTGGCGAAGCTGCTGTTCACCCTCCAGTCGTACGGAGTCCGGACGTACTTCACGTCGTACGTCGTTGCCCGCACGGGTCTGTCGGCCGGCGTCGCCAACGGGATGTTCTTCGTGTTCCTCGCCGGAAGCGCACTCTCGACGGTCGGGTTCGGGGCGCTGGCCGACCGGTTCGACCGACTCGACCTGCTGACCGCCGCGTTTCTCGGGTCCGGCGGCCTCATAGCGGCGACCGCCTTCGTTCCGGCGTCCGTGGTGGTGCTGGTCGGGTGGTTCTTCCTGCTGGGCGTTGCCGTCTACGCGTCGCTGCCGGTGGTGAACACGCTGGCCTCGAAGTACTCCGAGCGGGAGTTCAGCGGGAGCCTGTTCGGCGTCGTCCAGACCGCCTCGGGATTGGGCGGCGCGGTCGGTCCGGTGCTGTTCGGAGCGCTCGCATCCCGAGTCGGCGTTCGGTCCATGTTCCCCCTGATAGCCGTCGTCTGCTTCGTCGGCGGCCTCGGATTTCTGGCCACGAACCGGTACTCGCAGGAGTCACGTTCCACCGCTTAA
- the ftsY gene encoding signal recognition particle-docking protein FtsY, protein MFDGLKKKLNSFREDVEDTAEEKAEAEAEADAEAEAEAGTAGETEPGAAETPADVDSAAGAETSEDALADADPSADADAETVDTDAESGPTDADAPSPADGETESGAATAGTPTDDTGAGISGETTPEPTADADARTPEEDPETPSETPDGDATAASEATPAADDGAGAVPTDADADADANEGSNVDAAASPAEAETVDPADERVEEAPADADADSEEAPPRERLASDAANEALQAGEKKDGAGRLKRAAAFATGKVIIEEEDLEDPLWELEMALLESDVEMHVAEEILETIRDKMIGESRRQVQTMGQLVHESLHDALYDVISIGQFDFDQRIAEADKPVTLTFTGVNGVGKTTSIAKMARYFENQGLSVVIANGDTYRAGANEQIRKHAENLDTKLITHEQGGDPAAVIYDAVEYAKAHDIDVVLGDTAGRLHTSNDLMAQLEKIDRVVSPDMTLFVDEAVAGQDAVERSKQFNDAAEIDGAILTKADADSNGGAAISIAYVTGKPILFLGVGQGYDDIERFDPELMVDRLLGDEE, encoded by the coding sequence ATGTTCGACGGACTGAAAAAGAAGCTCAACAGTTTCCGCGAAGACGTCGAGGACACCGCCGAGGAGAAGGCCGAAGCGGAGGCGGAAGCCGACGCCGAGGCTGAAGCCGAGGCCGGGACCGCCGGCGAGACCGAACCCGGCGCGGCCGAGACGCCGGCCGACGTCGATTCCGCCGCCGGCGCCGAGACGTCCGAGGACGCTCTCGCGGACGCCGACCCGAGCGCCGACGCGGACGCCGAGACGGTCGACACCGACGCCGAGTCCGGACCGACCGACGCGGACGCGCCGTCGCCCGCCGACGGCGAGACCGAATCCGGCGCGGCGACGGCCGGAACGCCGACGGACGACACCGGGGCGGGGATATCGGGCGAGACGACTCCCGAACCGACGGCCGACGCCGACGCTCGGACGCCCGAGGAGGACCCGGAGACGCCCTCGGAGACCCCCGACGGCGACGCGACGGCCGCGTCCGAGGCGACGCCGGCGGCCGACGACGGTGCGGGGGCCGTCCCGACGGACGCGGATGCGGATGCAGACGCGAACGAAGGCTCGAACGTCGACGCGGCCGCGTCGCCGGCGGAGGCCGAAACGGTCGACCCCGCCGACGAACGCGTCGAGGAAGCGCCCGCGGACGCGGACGCCGATTCTGAGGAGGCGCCGCCGCGCGAGCGTCTTGCCTCGGACGCCGCGAACGAGGCGCTCCAAGCGGGCGAGAAGAAGGACGGCGCCGGCCGACTCAAGCGCGCCGCGGCGTTCGCCACGGGGAAGGTCATCATCGAGGAGGAGGACCTCGAAGACCCCCTCTGGGAACTGGAGATGGCGCTCCTGGAGAGCGACGTGGAGATGCACGTCGCCGAGGAGATTCTGGAGACCATCCGCGACAAGATGATCGGCGAGTCGCGCCGGCAGGTCCAGACGATGGGCCAACTCGTTCACGAATCGCTCCACGACGCCCTGTACGACGTCATCAGCATCGGTCAGTTCGACTTCGACCAGCGAATTGCCGAGGCGGACAAGCCCGTCACGCTCACGTTCACCGGCGTCAACGGCGTCGGGAAGACGACGAGTATCGCAAAGATGGCCCGCTACTTCGAGAACCAGGGGCTCTCCGTCGTCATCGCCAACGGCGACACCTACCGCGCGGGGGCGAACGAGCAGATTCGCAAGCACGCCGAGAACCTCGACACGAAACTCATCACGCACGAACAGGGCGGCGACCCGGCGGCGGTCATCTACGACGCCGTCGAGTACGCGAAGGCCCACGACATCGACGTCGTCCTCGGCGACACGGCCGGCCGCCTGCACACCTCCAACGACCTGATGGCCCAGTTGGAGAAGATAGACCGCGTCGTCTCCCCGGACATGACGCTGTTCGTCGACGAGGCCGTCGCCGGGCAGGACGCCGTCGAGCGTTCGAAGCAGTTCAACGACGCCGCCGAGATAGACGGCGCCATCCTGACGAAGGCCGACGCCGACTCCAACGGCGGCGCGGCCATCTCCATCGCCTACGTCACGGGCAAACCCATCCTCTTCCTCGGCGTCGGGCAGGGGTACGACGACATCGAGCGGTTCGACCCCGAACTGATGGTCGACCGCCTCCTCGGCGACGAGGAGTAG
- a CDS encoding D-2-hydroxyacid dehydrogenase has protein sequence MTKILVLDDPAHGIPSTEYAAALRERLPDATVVHPDTSEGRAEEAVDAEVITGGSLPDELLEAAEDLRLFAAQSAGTDHLPVDRLRERGVAVTNASGVHGPNIAEHVLGWLLMLARRLDEGIRRQRRREWRHFQAFGELKGSTVTVVGLGAIGESIVERLDPFDVDTVGARYTPEKGGPTDEVVGFDELESVLGRTDYLVLACPLTDATEKLIGADALDALPNDAAVVNVGRGGVVDTDALVGAIRRNHVRAAALDVTDPEPLPRDHPLWDFENVLLTPHVSGHTPHYFTRLADILAENVDRAAETGEWDDLKNQVSR, from the coding sequence ATGACCAAAATCCTCGTTCTCGACGACCCGGCGCACGGCATCCCTTCGACGGAGTACGCGGCGGCGCTTCGCGAGCGATTGCCCGACGCGACGGTCGTCCATCCCGACACGTCGGAGGGTCGAGCGGAGGAAGCCGTCGACGCCGAGGTGATTACCGGCGGCTCCCTCCCGGACGAACTGCTCGAAGCGGCCGAGGACCTTCGCCTGTTCGCCGCCCAGTCGGCCGGCACCGACCACCTGCCCGTCGACCGACTCCGCGAACGCGGCGTCGCGGTGACGAACGCCTCGGGCGTCCACGGCCCCAACATCGCGGAACACGTCCTCGGGTGGCTCCTGATGCTCGCGCGGCGACTGGACGAGGGGATTCGCCGGCAGCGACGACGCGAGTGGCGGCACTTTCAGGCGTTCGGCGAACTGAAGGGGTCGACGGTCACGGTGGTCGGACTCGGGGCCATCGGGGAGTCGATAGTCGAGCGGTTGGACCCGTTCGACGTCGACACCGTCGGCGCGCGCTACACGCCCGAGAAGGGCGGCCCCACCGACGAGGTGGTCGGCTTCGACGAGTTGGAGTCGGTGCTCGGGCGGACGGACTACCTCGTCCTCGCCTGTCCCCTGACCGACGCGACGGAGAAGCTGATAGGCGCCGATGCGCTGGACGCGCTTCCGAACGACGCGGCCGTCGTGAACGTCGGCCGCGGCGGCGTCGTCGACACCGACGCGCTCGTCGGCGCGATTCGCCGCAACCACGTCCGCGCGGCGGCGCTGGACGTGACCGACCCGGAACCGCTGCCGCGGGACCACCCCCTGTGGGACTTCGAGAACGTCCTCCTCACGCCGCACGTCTCGGGGCACACGCCCCACTACTTCACGCGACTCGCCGACATCCTCGCCGAGAACGTCGACCGCGCGGCGGAGACGGGCGAGTGGGACGACCTGAAGAACCAAGTGTCGCGCTGA
- the rpl18a gene encoding 50S ribosomal protein L18Ae codes for MSQFTVSGQFQSRDGHSKFETVVDAPNENVARDHVYSNIGSQHGLKRTQIEISEVSAE; via the coding sequence ATGAGCCAATTCACGGTGAGCGGCCAGTTCCAGAGCCGGGACGGCCACAGCAAGTTCGAGACAGTCGTCGACGCGCCGAACGAGAACGTCGCCCGCGACCACGTCTACTCGAACATCGGGAGCCAGCACGGACTCAAGCGCACCCAGATCGAGATTTCGGAGGTGTCGGCGGAATGA
- a CDS encoding signal recognition particle protein Srp54 translates to MVLDNLGSSLRGSLDKLQGKSRLDEDDVDEIVREIQRSLLSADVDVSLVMELSSSIEDRALHEEPPGGTSARDHVLKIVYEELVELIGESTDIPLEPQTILLAGLQGSGKTTTAAKMAWWFSTKGLRPAVIQTDTFRPGAYDQAKQMCERAEVEFYGDPDEEDPVKIAREGMEATEDADIHIVDTAGRHALEDALIDEIEEIERQVNPDRSMLVLDAAIGQGAKDQARQFDDSIGIDGVVITKLDGTAKGGGALTAVNETDSSIGFLGTGETVQDIERFEPNGFISRLLGMGDLKQLSERVERAMQETQEGEDDWDPEDIMKGSFTLKDMQKQMEAMNKMGPLDQVLDMIPGLGGGFKDQLPDDAMDVTQDRMRSFDVIMDSMTEEELENPRIVGASRVRRIARGSGKGEELVQELLEQHKMMERTIKQFQGMGDGDMQRMMKKLQNQGGGGGGGGLGGMGPFGD, encoded by the coding sequence ATGGTACTCGACAATCTCGGGAGTTCCCTCCGCGGCAGCCTCGACAAGCTGCAGGGGAAGTCCCGGCTCGACGAGGACGACGTCGACGAAATCGTCCGAGAGATTCAGCGGTCGCTCCTCTCGGCGGACGTCGACGTGAGCCTCGTGATGGAGCTCTCCTCGTCCATCGAAGACCGCGCGCTGCACGAGGAACCGCCGGGCGGCACGTCCGCGCGCGACCACGTCCTCAAAATCGTCTACGAGGAACTCGTCGAACTCATCGGCGAGTCGACGGACATCCCGCTGGAACCGCAGACCATCCTCCTGGCGGGTCTGCAGGGGTCGGGGAAGACGACGACCGCCGCCAAGATGGCGTGGTGGTTCTCCACGAAGGGTCTCCGTCCGGCCGTCATCCAGACGGACACGTTCCGACCGGGCGCGTACGACCAGGCCAAGCAGATGTGCGAGCGGGCCGAGGTGGAGTTCTACGGCGACCCCGACGAGGAGGACCCCGTCAAAATCGCCCGCGAGGGGATGGAGGCCACCGAGGACGCCGACATCCACATCGTCGACACCGCGGGCCGGCACGCCCTCGAAGACGCTCTCATCGACGAGATAGAGGAGATAGAGCGGCAGGTGAACCCCGACCGCTCCATGCTCGTCCTCGACGCGGCCATCGGGCAGGGGGCGAAAGACCAGGCCCGGCAGTTCGACGACTCCATCGGCATCGACGGCGTCGTCATCACCAAACTGGACGGGACGGCGAAGGGCGGAGGTGCCCTCACGGCCGTCAACGAGACGGACTCCTCCATCGGCTTCCTCGGCACCGGCGAGACGGTGCAGGACATCGAGCGCTTCGAGCCGAACGGCTTCATCTCCCGGCTGCTCGGCATGGGCGACCTGAAGCAGTTGTCCGAACGGGTCGAGCGCGCGATGCAGGAGACTCAGGAGGGCGAGGACGACTGGGACCCCGAGGACATCATGAAGGGGTCGTTCACCCTCAAGGACATGCAGAAGCAGATGGAGGCGATGAACAAGATGGGGCCGCTCGACCAGGTGCTGGACATGATTCCGGGCCTCGGCGGCGGCTTCAAAGACCAACTCCCGGACGACGCGATGGACGTGACGCAGGACCGGATGCGCTCGTTCGACGTCATCATGGACTCGATGACCGAAGAGGAGTTGGAGAACCCCCGCATCGTCGGCGCCTCGCGCGTCCGCCGCATCGCCCGCGGGTCCGGCAAGGGCGAGGAGTTGGTGCAGGAACTGCTCGAACAGCACAAAATGATGGAGCGCACGATAAAGCAGTTCCAGGGCATGGGCGACGGCGACATGCAGCGGATGATGAAGAAGCTCCAGAACCAGGGCGGCGGCGGTGGCGGCGGCGGACTCGGCGGGATGGGTCCGTTCGGCGACTGA
- a CDS encoding DUF58 domain-containing protein — protein sequence MTTVRRTRRWRGVVAVALFATAVGLLAKDPVVLLLGAVGAGYAAYPWLTSPPSVDLDLTRTVEPRDAEAGEEVDVTVRVRNVGSSTLTDLRLVDGVPPMLTVSGGTPRHAAFLRPGATTEFSYAVRAEHGRHQFDPATVLARDAAGAHEVETTAHESTAVECAATVPEVPLRKQTMHGSGSVVTDEGGAGTEFHQTREYRSGDPLSRIDWRRRAKTGELTTVEFREERLASVVLCLDARPSAYRAADEDEPHAVAAGREGMAQVLTALADTRNPVGLAAVGRKACWLPPRTGSDHLAEARRRMGSHPAFSTVPPAPDADWGADGQLEQLRRRLDPGTQVVLFSPLADEAVTTFALELERRGTAVTVVSPDPTTTRTRGGRLATVERDERIRRLRGAEISVVDWDPADPLGPELVRAREGFA from the coding sequence GTGACGACGGTCCGCCGGACTCGGCGGTGGCGCGGCGTCGTCGCCGTCGCCCTGTTCGCGACGGCCGTCGGCCTCCTCGCGAAGGACCCCGTCGTCCTCCTCCTCGGCGCCGTCGGCGCGGGCTACGCGGCGTATCCGTGGCTCACCTCGCCGCCGTCGGTCGACCTCGACCTGACGCGAACGGTCGAACCGCGCGACGCCGAGGCGGGGGAAGAGGTGGACGTGACCGTCCGCGTCCGCAACGTCGGGTCGTCGACGCTGACGGACCTCCGCCTCGTCGACGGCGTCCCGCCGATGCTCACCGTGAGCGGGGGGACGCCGCGGCACGCGGCGTTCCTGCGACCCGGCGCGACGACGGAGTTCTCCTACGCCGTCCGCGCGGAGCACGGCCGCCACCAGTTCGACCCCGCGACGGTCCTCGCCCGCGACGCGGCCGGCGCGCACGAAGTCGAGACGACCGCACACGAGAGCACCGCCGTCGAGTGCGCCGCGACGGTGCCCGAGGTGCCCCTCCGAAAGCAGACGATGCACGGAAGCGGGTCCGTCGTCACCGACGAGGGCGGCGCCGGCACCGAGTTCCACCAGACCCGCGAGTACCGCTCGGGCGACCCCCTCTCCCGCATCGACTGGCGCCGGCGGGCGAAGACGGGCGAACTCACCACCGTCGAGTTCCGCGAGGAGCGACTCGCCTCGGTCGTCCTCTGTCTCGACGCGCGCCCCTCGGCCTACCGCGCGGCCGACGAGGACGAACCGCACGCCGTCGCCGCCGGCCGCGAAGGGATGGCGCAGGTGCTGACCGCACTGGCGGACACGCGCAACCCCGTCGGCCTCGCCGCCGTCGGCCGGAAGGCCTGCTGGCTTCCGCCGCGGACCGGAAGCGACCACCTCGCGGAGGCCCGCCGCCGGATGGGGAGCCACCCGGCCTTTTCGACGGTCCCGCCCGCGCCGGACGCCGACTGGGGCGCAGACGGCCAGTTGGAACAGTTGCGACGGCGCCTCGACCCGGGGACGCAGGTGGTGTTGTTCTCCCCCCTCGCCGACGAGGCGGTGACAACGTTCGCCCTCGAACTGGAGCGGCGCGGTACCGCCGTCACCGTCGTCTCGCCCGACCCGACGACGACGCGGACGCGGGGTGGACGGCTGGCGACGGTCGAACGCGACGAGCGCATCCGCCGCCTGCGGGGCGCCGAAATCAGCGTCGTCGACTGGGACCCCGCGGATCCGCTCGGTCCGGAACTCGTCCGGGCGCGGGAGGGGTTCGCGTGA
- the pfdA gene encoding prefoldin subunit alpha — MGGGGQQQLQQLSQELQAIDEEIEELETDVADLEQEKEEIDEAVEAIETLESGSTVQVPLGGGAYLRAEVQDIDEVIVDLGGDYAAEQEQNDAIEALRVKQDSLDERIAEVRGEIEDLEDESSELEQQAQQMQQQMQQQQMQQMQQMQGDEDGE; from the coding sequence ATGGGCGGCGGCGGACAACAGCAGCTTCAGCAGCTCTCCCAGGAGCTTCAGGCCATCGACGAGGAGATCGAGGAGCTCGAAACCGACGTCGCTGACCTCGAACAGGAGAAAGAGGAGATAGACGAGGCCGTCGAGGCCATCGAGACGCTGGAGTCGGGGTCGACGGTGCAGGTGCCCCTCGGCGGCGGCGCCTACCTCCGCGCGGAAGTGCAGGACATCGACGAGGTCATCGTCGACCTCGGCGGCGACTACGCGGCCGAGCAGGAGCAGAACGACGCCATCGAGGCCCTGCGCGTGAAGCAGGACTCCCTCGACGAGCGCATCGCCGAGGTGCGCGGCGAGATAGAGGACCTCGAAGACGAGAGCTCCGAACTCGAACAGCAGGCCCAGCAGATGCAACAGCAGATGCAGCAACAGCAGATGCAGCAGATGCAGCAGATGCAGGGCGACGAAGACGGCGAGTAA
- a CDS encoding DUF7269 family protein, whose translation MSRAGRLLVGGVGTAGAAGALVLVALPSRTLDDAAAALVALAGNDYVLAAGVASVALLVVVAVLALRGADGVNRATPPEPETVQNAAHPGAEFDRAVGDGSRNPVGRDGKRETVRERVREAAIRSVMYRDGVARERAAARVDAGDWTDDDAAAAFLAESEQQSLTTRLLAPFSGPGFQRGAERAADEVCRLEGVADERDGPGDGARAATDGGRR comes from the coding sequence GTGAGCCGCGCGGGACGGCTCCTCGTCGGCGGCGTCGGCACCGCGGGGGCGGCGGGTGCGCTCGTCCTCGTCGCGCTTCCGAGCCGAACCCTCGACGACGCGGCGGCGGCGCTCGTCGCCCTCGCCGGCAACGACTACGTGCTCGCGGCCGGCGTCGCCTCGGTCGCCCTACTAGTCGTCGTCGCCGTCCTCGCCCTCCGCGGCGCCGACGGCGTGAACCGGGCGACGCCGCCCGAACCGGAGACCGTCCAGAACGCCGCGCATCCCGGCGCCGAGTTCGACCGCGCGGTCGGAGACGGCTCGCGGAACCCGGTCGGCCGCGACGGGAAGCGAGAGACCGTCCGCGAACGCGTCCGCGAGGCGGCGATTCGGTCGGTGATGTACCGCGACGGCGTCGCGCGCGAACGGGCCGCGGCGCGCGTCGACGCCGGCGACTGGACGGACGACGACGCGGCCGCCGCGTTCCTCGCCGAAAGCGAGCAACAGTCGTTGACCACCCGTCTCCTTGCCCCGTTCTCGGGGCCGGGATTCCAGCGAGGTGCCGAGCGCGCGGCGGACGAGGTGTGTCGGCTCGAAGGCGTCGCGGACGAACGAGACGGCCCCGGCGACGGGGCGAGAGCCGCGACGGACGGGGGCCGACGGTGA
- a CDS encoding AAA family ATPase, whose product MNVGDCATTCRDILDEVSRAVVADRAVLRSILLGYLSRGHVLLEDVPGTGKTLTARSFATALGLSVSRVQFTPDLLPSDVTGTHVFNERTREFEFQEGPLFANVVLADEINRASPKTQAALLEAMEEGQVTVDGDTHALPDPFFVIATQNPVEQEGTFELPEAQKDRFVVKTSLGFPDEAGELELIDRRAERHQQSPSASRVCDGRTATDIRNAPERVHVEPDVRQYLVSVARATREDRRVREGVSPRATQRLFEASRALAAIQGREFVTPDDVNAVAKPVLAHRLLLTPDARVGQVDSRDVIDDILDDLTVPSVDVRRRA is encoded by the coding sequence ATGAACGTCGGAGACTGCGCCACCACCTGCCGGGACATCCTCGACGAGGTGTCCCGCGCCGTCGTCGCCGACCGCGCGGTTCTGCGGTCGATACTGCTCGGCTACCTCTCGCGGGGGCACGTCCTCTTGGAGGACGTCCCCGGGACGGGCAAGACGCTCACCGCGCGGTCGTTCGCCACCGCTCTCGGCCTCTCCGTCTCGCGCGTGCAGTTCACGCCCGACCTGCTCCCCTCGGACGTGACGGGCACGCACGTGTTCAACGAGCGGACCCGCGAGTTCGAGTTCCAGGAGGGGCCGCTGTTCGCCAACGTCGTGTTGGCCGACGAGATAAACCGCGCCTCGCCGAAGACGCAGGCCGCTCTCCTCGAAGCGATGGAGGAGGGACAGGTCACCGTCGACGGCGACACCCACGCCCTGCCGGACCCGTTCTTCGTCATCGCCACGCAGAACCCCGTCGAACAGGAGGGGACGTTCGAGTTGCCCGAGGCGCAGAAGGACCGCTTCGTCGTGAAGACCAGCCTGGGATTCCCGGACGAGGCGGGCGAACTCGAACTCATCGACCGGCGCGCCGAGCGTCACCAGCAGTCGCCGTCCGCCTCGCGCGTCTGCGACGGGCGCACGGCGACCGACATTCGAAACGCCCCCGAACGGGTGCACGTCGAACCCGACGTGCGGCAGTACCTCGTGAGCGTGGCCCGCGCGACGCGCGAGGACCGCCGCGTCCGCGAGGGCGTCTCGCCGCGCGCCACCCAGCGACTGTTCGAGGCATCGCGCGCCCTCGCGGCGATTCAGGGCCGGGAGTTCGTGACGCCGGACGACGTGAACGCCGTCGCGAAGCCCGTGTTGGCGCACAGACTGCTCCTGACGCCGGACGCGCGCGTCGGGCAGGTGGACTCGCGGGACGTTATCGACGACATCCTCGACGACCTCACGGTGCCCTCGGTGGACGTGCGCCGACGGGCCTGA
- a CDS encoding DUF7519 family protein codes for MSGRTGRRTNGETGSKSESTVRRHVAHPTRPGGALALLAAVAVVGAVTSDATGGTGGGLLGGVPVAGLALSLLGVAGLVAAAGVRRRGHPLLGGLLLLAGAGVGVAGVAAATTGGEALPARLVAGAGVLGVGLVGAGVAPLRSNRAGALVTVGAAALTVAVVLAGLLTEAGATPLLAAMVAAVVAWDAGERAVSLGEQVGVAARTWPVEVGRTAATAGYGALVVAATLGVRGMGVTDVPLLGLLLLLCAAVASLVALSN; via the coding sequence GTGAGCGGACGAACCGGTCGGAGGACGAACGGGGAGACGGGGAGCAAAAGCGAGTCGACGGTCCGGCGACACGTCGCGCACCCGACGCGTCCCGGCGGCGCCCTCGCCCTCCTCGCCGCCGTCGCCGTCGTCGGCGCCGTCACGAGCGACGCGACCGGCGGGACGGGCGGAGGACTCCTCGGCGGCGTTCCCGTCGCCGGCCTCGCCCTCTCGCTCCTCGGCGTCGCGGGCCTCGTCGCCGCCGCCGGCGTCCGCCGGCGGGGTCACCCCCTCCTCGGCGGACTGCTGCTGCTGGCGGGCGCTGGCGTCGGCGTCGCGGGCGTCGCCGCCGCGACGACGGGCGGTGAAGCGCTCCCGGCGCGACTCGTTGCCGGCGCGGGCGTCCTCGGCGTCGGCCTCGTCGGCGCGGGCGTCGCCCCCCTCCGGTCGAATCGGGCGGGCGCGCTCGTGACCGTCGGCGCCGCCGCCCTCACCGTCGCCGTCGTCCTCGCCGGCCTCCTGACGGAGGCGGGCGCGACGCCGCTGCTCGCCGCGATGGTCGCCGCCGTCGTCGCGTGGGACGCCGGGGAGCGCGCCGTCTCCTTGGGCGAACAGGTCGGCGTCGCGGCCCGGACGTGGCCCGTCGAAGTCGGCCGCACCGCCGCCACCGCGGGCTACGGCGCCCTCGTCGTCGCCGCGACGCTCGGCGTCCGCGGGATGGGCGTCACCGACGTCCCCCTCCTCGGCCTGCTGTTGCTCCTGTGCGCGGCCGTCGCGTCGCTGGTGGCGCTGTCGAACTGA